DNA from Chitinophaga pendula:
TCTATCGCTTTTCAGCTGCTATGACACTTGGGGTTATATTACCAAGAAGGGGCTGGCAACTGATAAAGAAGGCTAAAAATTACGCATACTTCACACCGCCCGCTGACCAACCTATTCAACCTTTCTCTATAAAAATAAAAATCCCCAATAAAGAACAAGCTTTGGAGATTGCAAATCAATGCTTTGCTGCTGGCGAGTCTTGGATGGGGCAAATTGGCGAATGGCCTGCTTGGTATCTTCATAAAAGACAAAGCTCATCTTTTGAATTGGTTCCTTCAAAAGATGACGAAAGAGGTTATATACAGAAATTATCACACGTATTTCCTCCTAAATCTTCACTTACTCTAGGTGAATATGGGGTGTGGTCAATTACTTTAGAAAACAAAGAAGATGGAGAATTTAACTACAGACAGCATGGAAATATTGAAGGTGAGATTGAACAAGACCTTATACAACCAGCACTTTCAGCGCCCCCCCTATTTGAAGGACAAATTTTAGAGGTAGAAGAAACTGAATATGAAAGAAATCCGATAGCCCGCAAATTATGCATCGAACATTATGGCGCATCATGTCAAGTTTGTTCTTTTGATTTTTTTCAAATGTATGGAGATATTGGACATGGATTCATTCATGTTCATCATACAACGCCTATATCCACACGAGGCGGACAATATGAGATTAACCCAATTACAGATTTAATCCCTTTATGTCCCAATTGTCATGCTATGGTTCATAGAAGAAATCCGCCTTACACAATTGAAGAATTAAAGACTATCCGAAAAAAGTAATAATTGTCATTCAACATTTCTAACCAATCATCCTTTGCATGCTAGAGATATTCAACACAAGAGAGCTCGCCCTATTCAGTTGGCTGTTTATTATCGTTTTATGGGTTTTGTCGAAAAAAACATTTAGGAAATCTTTAAAAAGGGTATTCAAGAATGCTTTTGTTAAAAATTTGATGATTGTT
Protein-coding regions in this window:
- a CDS encoding HNH endonuclease, with the protein product MEYNSKEWKEVTVILKPSGKAPKKYGGNVYRFSAAMTLGVILPRRGWQLIKKAKNYAYFTPPADQPIQPFSIKIKIPNKEQALEIANQCFAAGESWMGQIGEWPAWYLHKRQSSSFELVPSKDDERGYIQKLSHVFPPKSSLTLGEYGVWSITLENKEDGEFNYRQHGNIEGEIEQDLIQPALSAPPLFEGQILEVEETEYERNPIARKLCIEHYGASCQVCSFDFFQMYGDIGHGFIHVHHTTPISTRGGQYEINPITDLIPLCPNCHAMVHRRNPPYTIEELKTIRKK